The following proteins come from a genomic window of Clostridium cylindrosporum DSM 605:
- a CDS encoding flagellar hook-basal body protein → MLSSIWTGRSGLISQQAKMDTVSNNVANSNTIGYKKIDVSFSETLKENIRQRNGVPFTNSDNMAQGTGTKVSKPFRNSKEGTFIDTGRDTDIAISGQGYFKVLDNSGNAYYTRDGSFSIDVLGNFVHSASGMKLEIQNYKKENLKQPVSISPDGNITSDGLQVGKINLYDFSYKNDMLSQGDNTFTSGERPKAPEGKMIQGYVEGSNVDMVEELTNMITTQRSYEFNSRSIKAADEMWQLINNLKSK, encoded by the coding sequence GCTAAAATGGATACAGTTTCTAATAATGTTGCAAATTCAAACACAATAGGATACAAAAAAATAGATGTTTCATTTAGTGAAACCCTAAAGGAAAACATTCGTCAAAGAAATGGTGTTCCCTTTACGAATAGTGATAATATGGCGCAAGGGACAGGAACTAAGGTATCTAAACCATTTAGAAATTCTAAAGAAGGTACATTTATTGATACAGGAAGAGATACTGATATAGCTATAAGTGGACAAGGGTATTTTAAGGTTCTAGATAATAGCGGGAATGCCTATTATACTAGAGATGGAAGTTTTTCCATAGATGTATTAGGCAACTTTGTACATAGTGCTTCAGGTATGAAGCTTGAAATTCAAAACTATAAAAAAGAAAATCTAAAGCAGCCTGTTTCAATTTCCCCAGATGGTAATATTACATCTGATGGACTTCAGGTAGGTAAAATTAATTTGTATGACTTTTCATATAAAAATGATATGTTATCTCAAGGTGATAATACATTTACTTCAGGGGAGAGACCAAAGGCACCAGAAGGAAAAATGATTCAAGGTTATGTTGAAGGATCAAACGTTGATATGGTAGAAGAACTTACAAATATGATCACTACACAAAGATCATATGAATTTAATTCTAGAAGTATAAAGGCTGCAGATGAAATGTGGCAACTTATTAATAACTTAAAAAGCAAATAA
- a CDS encoding tetratricopeptide repeat protein: MQKVEKILSYIKENKVFEAQKMVIKYFKDNPGLFYYYLGLINLKKEDYMSALVCLRTARKNDIKSHLLSYNISICYVKLNKNDLAKKELIETIKKDPKFFNAYTNLCNLYLKDNSSKEAYRTIRYGQASLKDDKEKLNKLIEIEKNLFSNGYIK, encoded by the coding sequence ATGCAAAAAGTAGAAAAAATTTTATCATATATTAAAGAAAATAAGGTATTCGAAGCTCAGAAAATGGTTATAAAATATTTTAAGGATAATCCGGGATTATTTTATTATTATTTAGGTTTAATTAATTTAAAGAAGGAAGATTATATGTCAGCTTTAGTATGTCTAAGAACTGCTAGAAAAAATGATATAAAAAGTCATCTTCTTTCATATAATATATCTATTTGCTATGTTAAACTTAATAAAAATGATTTAGCTAAGAAAGAATTAATAGAGACTATAAAAAAAGACCCTAAGTTCTTTAATGCATATACAAACCTTTGTAATTTATATCTTAAAGATAATAGTAGCAAAGAAGCTTATAGAACAATAAGGTATGGTCAGGCGTCTTTAAAGGATGATAAGGAAAAACTTAATAAGCTTATAGAAATAGAGAAGAACCTTTTCTCTAATGGATATATAAAGTAA